Genomic window (Desulfobulbaceae bacterium):
CAAGGCCTACGAGGAAAATCTTGAGTTTGAGGTCAAAAGTAAGACCAAGGAACTTGTCTCCAAGAATAAACTTCTGGACAACTACAGCCGCCAACTCGAAGAAAACACCATCAACACCATTGCCACCCTGCAGATCGCACTTGAAGAAAAAGACCCCTACACCGCCGGCCATACCAAACGGGTAACCGAATATGGCAAAATGATCGGCCAAGGCCTCGGACTCTCCAACTTGGAGTTGCACACCCTGATCTGCGCCTGCCAGATTCACGACGTCGGCAAACTGGTGATTGACGTCAGCTGCATTCAAAAACCCGGCCCCCTGTCTGTAGAAGAGTGGGACAGGGTCACCCATCACCCGGAGATCGGCCAGAACATCATCCAACCCCTCCAGTTCCTGACCAGGGAAGGAACAATCGTCTGCCAGCACCATGAACGGGTCGATGGCACCGGGTACCCCGGCAGATTACGGGGCGACCAACTTGATCCCCTCTCTAAAATCCTGACCGTTGCCGACAGCTTCGACGCCATGACCTCCAAACGAAGCTATAAAGTGAATAAATCCATGGAAGAAGCTATCGAAGAGTTGTATAACTGTTCCGGTACTCAGTTTGATCCTGAGGTGG
Coding sequences:
- a CDS encoding response regulator is translated as MDCAKILIADDDNLVREAIQKILEIFGYQVVAVANGKEACDIIDETFSTIILDINMPIMDGFATLEELNHRNNTIPVLFLTGAGSMDYAMRAINLGAYDFLTKPITDLELFSMKIKQALEKRMYILMHKAYEENLEFEVKSKTKELVSKNKLLDNYSRQLEENTINTIATLQIALEEKDPYTAGHTKRVTEYGKMIGQGLGLSNLELHTLICACQIHDVGKLVIDVSCIQKPGPLSVEEWDRVTHHPEIGQNIIQPLQFLTREGTIVCQHHERVDGTGYPGRLRGDQLDPLSKILTVADSFDAMTSKRSYKVNKSMEEAIEELYNCSGTQFDPEVVAMFTKILRNQ